A single region of the Cereibacter sphaeroides 2.4.1 genome encodes:
- the purU gene encoding formyltetrahydrofolate deformylase, translating to MPKFVLTVTCPTRRGIVAAISTFLADHGCNITDSAQFDDQETGRFFMRVGFQSETGATLDGLTADFAAVGETLEADWQIFDSASKIKVLLMVSNFGHCLNDLLYRWRIGALPIEIVGVVSNHLTYQKVVVNHDIPFHLIKVTKDNKPEAEARLMALVDETGAELVVLARYMQVLSDAFCARMSGRIINIHHSFLPSFKGANPYKQAYQRGVKLIGATAHYVTADLDEGPIIEQDTVRITHAQSPDDYVSLGRDVEASVLSRAIHAHIHHRVFLNGNKTVVFPASPGAHASERMG from the coding sequence ATGCCGAAGTTCGTCCTCACCGTCACCTGCCCGACCCGCCGGGGCATCGTCGCCGCCATCTCGACCTTCCTCGCCGACCATGGCTGCAACATCACCGATTCGGCCCAGTTCGACGATCAGGAAACCGGGCGCTTCTTCATGCGCGTGGGCTTCCAGTCCGAGACCGGCGCCACGCTCGACGGGCTCACCGCGGATTTCGCCGCCGTGGGCGAGACGCTCGAGGCCGACTGGCAGATCTTCGACAGCGCCAGCAAGATCAAGGTCCTGCTGATGGTGTCGAACTTCGGCCACTGCCTCAACGACCTGCTCTACCGCTGGCGCATCGGCGCCCTGCCGATCGAGATCGTGGGCGTCGTCTCGAACCACCTGACCTACCAGAAGGTCGTCGTGAACCACGACATCCCCTTCCATCTCATCAAGGTCACCAAGGACAACAAGCCCGAGGCCGAGGCCCGCCTCATGGCGCTGGTCGACGAGACCGGGGCCGAGCTCGTCGTGCTCGCCCGCTACATGCAGGTCCTGTCGGATGCCTTCTGCGCCCGCATGTCGGGCCGGATCATCAACATCCACCACTCGTTCCTGCCCTCCTTCAAGGGCGCGAACCCCTACAAGCAGGCCTACCAGCGCGGCGTGAAGCTGATCGGCGCCACGGCGCATTACGTCACCGCCGATCTCGACGAGGGCCCGATCATCGAGCAGGACACGGTGCGCATCACCCACGCCCAGAGCCCGGACGATTATGTGAGCCTCGGCCGCGACGTCGAGGCCTCGGTCCTCTCCCGCGCGATCCACGCCCATATCCACCACCGGGTCTTCCTCAACGGCAACAAGACCGTGGTCTTCCCGGCGTCCCCCGGCGCCCACGCCTCCGAACGGATGGGCTGA
- a CDS encoding MFS transporter: MPDRVSPLAPFRLPTYRNLWMASIVSNFGGLVQAVGAGWMMTELTHSAGMVALVQASTTLPIMLFSLPSGALADSLNRRRLMLTAQLFMLTASAALALAAFADLLTPWLLLTFTFLIGAGVALHNPSWQASVGDIVPRKDLPSAVALNSMGFNLMRSVGPALGGIIVAAGGAAAAFAINAASYLPLVLTLFLWRPDYAPRRLPRETLGSAVAAGLRYVSMSPILLKVLFRGFLFGLAAVSLLALLPVVARDLVGGGAFTYGVLLGCFGVGAIGGAFAGARLRERFQNETIVRAGFVIFALALTGLGLSRALWLSGLMLLPAGAAWVLALSLFNVSVQLATPRWVVGRALALYQTATFGGMAAGSFLWGQAAEAGGVDGALFGAAGVLVLGALVGLRMPLPAFGMQDLDPLGRFVEPSLPVDLRMRSGPIMVTVEYDVVPENVDEFLAAMADRRRIRIRDGARQWVLLRDLERPGIWAESYHVATWAEYLRHHERRTKADAEVTDRLLALHAGPGKPRVRRMIERQTVPLHDDLPLKPEDLT; the protein is encoded by the coding sequence TTGCCCGACCGTGTCTCTCCCCTCGCGCCCTTCCGCCTGCCCACCTACCGCAACCTCTGGATGGCGAGCATCGTCTCGAACTTCGGCGGGCTGGTGCAGGCGGTGGGCGCAGGCTGGATGATGACCGAGCTCACCCATTCCGCCGGGATGGTGGCGCTGGTGCAGGCCTCGACGACCCTGCCGATCATGCTCTTCTCGCTGCCCTCGGGCGCGCTGGCCGACAGCCTCAACCGGCGGCGCCTGATGCTGACGGCGCAGCTCTTCATGCTGACGGCCTCGGCGGCGCTGGCGCTGGCGGCCTTCGCGGATCTGCTGACGCCGTGGCTCTTGCTGACCTTCACCTTCCTGATCGGCGCGGGCGTGGCGCTGCACAACCCTTCGTGGCAGGCCTCGGTCGGCGACATCGTGCCCCGCAAGGACCTGCCGTCGGCGGTCGCGCTGAACAGCATGGGCTTCAACCTGATGCGGAGCGTGGGCCCCGCGCTGGGCGGGATCATCGTAGCGGCGGGTGGCGCGGCGGCGGCCTTCGCGATCAATGCGGCGAGCTATCTGCCGCTGGTCCTCACGCTCTTTCTCTGGCGGCCCGACTATGCGCCGCGGCGGCTGCCGCGCGAGACGCTGGGATCGGCCGTGGCCGCGGGCCTGCGCTATGTCTCGATGTCGCCCATCCTGCTCAAGGTGCTCTTCCGCGGCTTCCTCTTCGGCCTTGCGGCGGTGAGCCTGCTTGCGCTGCTGCCTGTCGTCGCGCGCGACCTCGTGGGCGGGGGCGCCTTCACCTATGGCGTGCTTCTGGGCTGTTTCGGGGTGGGCGCCATCGGCGGCGCCTTCGCCGGCGCGCGCCTGCGCGAGCGGTTCCAGAACGAGACCATCGTGCGGGCGGGCTTCGTGATCTTCGCGCTGGCGCTGACCGGGCTCGGCCTGTCGCGCGCGCTGTGGCTGTCGGGGCTCATGCTCCTGCCGGCGGGGGCGGCCTGGGTGCTGGCCTTGTCGCTGTTCAATGTGAGCGTGCAGCTCGCCACGCCGCGCTGGGTCGTGGGGCGGGCGCTGGCCCTCTATCAGACCGCCACTTTCGGCGGGATGGCGGCGGGCAGCTTCCTCTGGGGGCAGGCGGCCGAGGCGGGCGGCGTGGACGGGGCCCTGTTCGGGGCGGCCGGTGTCCTCGTGCTGGGGGCGCTGGTGGGGCTGCGGATGCCGCTGCCGGCCTTCGGGATGCAGGATCTCGATCCGCTGGGGCGGTTCGTTGAGCCGAGCCTGCCGGTGGACCTGCGCATGCGCTCGGGGCCGATCATGGTGACGGTCGAATATGACGTGGTGCCCGAGAATGTGGACGAGTTCCTCGCCGCCATGGCGGACCGGCGCCGGATCCGGATCCGGGACGGGGCGCGGCAGTGGGTGCTGTTGCGCGATCTGGAGCGGCCGGGGATCTGGGCCGAAAGCTACCATGTCGCGACCTGGGCGGAATATCTGCGCCACCACGAGCGGCGGACGAAGGCGGATGCCGAGGTGACGGACCGGCTGCTCGCGCTGCACGCAGGGCCGGGCAAGCCGCGGGTGCGCCGGATGATCGAGCGCCAGACGGTGCCCTTGCACGACGATCTGCCGCTGAAGCCCGAGGATCTGACCTGA
- a CDS encoding DNA topoisomerase IB: MKDGCVLVEMSDGSEATVPRGLVYVTDAEPGITRRRCGRGFVFRGPDGRLLDRAERARILRLGVPPAYEKVWICPLENGHLQATGFDARGRKQYRYHPDWGSWRSQAKYALLPAFGEALPRLRRRVARDLKAEAGELAFSLAALTMLIDRTFLRVGSSAYAEENKTFGATTLLARHVKLKDGEVRLDFRAKGGKRVRQVLKDRRLHRILQEIEDLPGRNLFTWIDEEGQVRRVASHHVNDYLAEATGLAGASAKTFRTWGGSLAAFAVARATEGKLTVKMMAEGAAERLHNTPTISRTSYIHPRILGLADLKPDERLAQLEAVQPADLPDLRSDERRMLGFLLG; encoded by the coding sequence GTGAAGGATGGCTGCGTTCTGGTCGAGATGTCGGACGGCAGCGAGGCCACCGTGCCGCGCGGCCTCGTCTATGTCACCGATGCCGAGCCGGGCATCACCCGGCGGCGCTGCGGGCGCGGCTTCGTCTTCCGCGGCCCCGACGGCAGGCTTCTGGACCGCGCCGAGCGCGCACGGATCCTGCGCCTCGGGGTTCCGCCCGCCTACGAGAAGGTGTGGATCTGCCCGCTCGAGAACGGCCATCTGCAGGCCACCGGGTTCGATGCGCGCGGGCGCAAGCAGTATCGCTACCACCCCGACTGGGGCAGCTGGCGGTCGCAGGCGAAATACGCCCTCCTGCCGGCCTTCGGAGAGGCGCTGCCCCGCCTGCGCCGCCGCGTGGCCCGCGACCTCAAGGCCGAGGCGGGCGAGCTCGCCTTCTCGCTCGCGGCCCTCACCATGCTGATCGACCGGACCTTCCTGCGCGTGGGCAGCTCGGCCTATGCCGAGGAGAACAAGACCTTCGGCGCCACCACGCTTCTGGCGCGCCATGTGAAGCTCAAGGACGGCGAGGTGCGGCTCGACTTCCGCGCCAAGGGCGGCAAGCGCGTGCGTCAGGTGCTGAAGGACCGCCGCCTGCACCGCATCCTGCAGGAGATCGAGGACCTGCCGGGCCGCAACCTCTTCACCTGGATCGACGAGGAGGGCCAGGTGCGGCGCGTGGCCTCGCACCATGTGAACGACTATCTGGCCGAGGCCACGGGCCTTGCCGGCGCCTCGGCCAAGACCTTCCGCACCTGGGGCGGCTCGCTCGCTGCCTTCGCCGTGGCCCGGGCGACCGAGGGCAAGCTCACCGTGAAGATGATGGCCGAAGGCGCGGCCGAGCGGCTGCACAACACGCCGACGATCAGCCGCACCTCCTACATCCATCCCCGGATCCTCGGCCTCGCGGATCTGAAGCCCGACGAGCGGCTCGCGCAGCTCGAGGCGGTCCAGCCCGCCGACCTGCCCGACCTGCGCAGCGACGAGCGCCGGATGCTCGGCTTCCTGCTGGGCTGA
- a CDS encoding DUF3008 family protein: protein MPATSKAQQKAAGAALSAKRGDTKKSDLKGASRSMEDSMSEKELKEMAATERKGKPEHKSG from the coding sequence ATGCCAGCGACGTCCAAGGCCCAGCAGAAAGCCGCCGGAGCCGCCCTGTCGGCCAAGCGCGGCGACACGAAGAAGAGCGATCTGAAGGGAGCCTCCCGCAGCATGGAGGACTCCATGTCGGAGAAGGAATTGAAGGAAATGGCCGCGACCGAGCGGAAGGGCAAGCCGGAGCATAAATCCGGCTGA
- a CDS encoding DUF4142 domain-containing protein, whose translation MRPVPLALAALLLATPVAFSQSDAPPPPLVVVDDAQVFAGMAVSSALFGVEASETALSRTRNETVRAFAEKVLQERRETAERLVKAAEADALPITPRMSPRHEAEAQSLRGADDQMFDDLYLAGQRRAIDEEVTLYQGFATAGQESALRETAGELLPRMVAGQEQVRALAAPRG comes from the coding sequence ATGAGACCTGTTCCGCTCGCCCTCGCGGCTCTGCTCCTCGCCACGCCCGTGGCCTTCTCGCAATCCGACGCGCCGCCGCCGCCGCTGGTGGTGGTCGATGACGCGCAGGTCTTTGCCGGCATGGCCGTCTCCTCGGCGCTCTTCGGCGTCGAGGCGAGCGAAACCGCCCTCTCCCGCACCCGGAACGAGACGGTGCGCGCCTTCGCCGAGAAGGTCCTGCAGGAACGGCGCGAGACGGCGGAGCGGCTGGTCAAGGCCGCCGAGGCCGATGCGCTGCCGATCACGCCGCGCATGTCGCCGCGCCACGAGGCCGAGGCGCAGTCCCTGCGCGGGGCGGATGACCAGATGTTCGACGACCTGTATCTTGCAGGCCAGCGACGCGCCATCGACGAGGAGGTCACGCTCTATCAGGGCTTCGCCACCGCAGGTCAGGAAAGCGCGCTGCGCGAGACGGCGGGCGAGCTTCTGCCGCGTATGGTGGCCGGACAGGAACAGGTCCGCGCCCTTGCCGCGCCGCGCGGCTGA
- the otsA gene encoding alpha,alpha-trehalose-phosphate synthase (UDP-forming), protein MSRLVVVSNRVPLPDENGNPPPGGLAVAVHAALRKNGGIWMGWSGRSTGEEEPQGLTTLEQDKISYVLTDLSQADLDEYYNGFANRVLWPIFHCRLDLAEYARQEMAGYFRVNRLFADRLVPMLEPDDVIWVHDYHLIPLAQELRKRGVRNRIGFFLHIPWPPADILTALPVYEIIMRGLAAYDLVGFQTDYDLDNFVGCLRREGWGDWSTPGWLRAFDKEVAAAAFPIGIETGDFARLAAKTDGLDLVTDMQQSLHGSSLIIGVDRLDYSKGIAARIDAFERYLMRNPDQAGKVTLLQVAPHSRSDVPEYLEMQGQVESHCGRVNGAHGTIEWVPIRYVNQSLTRPVLAGLYRLAKVGLVTPLRDGMNLVAKEYVASQDPADPGVLILSRFAGAARELDGAIFINPYDTEQTAGAIGRALSMPLDERIARWRRMMDHLESHDVLWWCRTFLAALNEAPEDNGALTRESD, encoded by the coding sequence ATGAGTCGTCTCGTCGTCGTCTCGAACCGCGTGCCGCTGCCGGACGAGAACGGCAACCCGCCGCCCGGCGGGCTGGCCGTCGCCGTCCATGCCGCGCTGCGCAAGAACGGCGGGATCTGGATGGGCTGGTCGGGCCGCTCGACCGGCGAGGAGGAGCCGCAGGGCCTGACCACGCTGGAGCAGGACAAGATCAGCTATGTGCTGACCGACCTTTCGCAGGCGGACCTCGACGAATATTACAACGGCTTCGCCAACCGGGTGCTCTGGCCGATCTTCCACTGCCGTCTCGATCTGGCCGAATATGCGCGGCAGGAGATGGCGGGCTATTTCCGCGTCAATCGCCTGTTCGCCGACCGTCTGGTGCCGATGCTCGAGCCCGACGACGTGATCTGGGTGCATGATTACCACCTGATCCCGCTGGCGCAGGAGCTGCGCAAGCGCGGCGTGCGCAACCGGATCGGCTTCTTCCTCCACATTCCATGGCCCCCGGCCGACATCCTGACCGCTCTGCCGGTCTACGAGATCATCATGCGGGGCCTTGCGGCCTACGACCTCGTGGGGTTCCAGACCGACTACGATCTCGACAATTTCGTGGGTTGTCTGCGCCGCGAGGGCTGGGGCGACTGGTCGACGCCGGGCTGGCTCCGCGCCTTCGACAAGGAGGTGGCGGCCGCGGCCTTCCCCATCGGCATCGAGACCGGGGATTTCGCGCGGCTCGCGGCCAAGACGGACGGGCTCGATCTGGTCACCGACATGCAGCAGAGCCTGCATGGCAGTTCGCTCATCATCGGGGTTGACCGGCTCGACTATTCCAAGGGCATCGCCGCGCGGATCGACGCGTTCGAGCGGTATCTGATGCGCAATCCCGATCAGGCGGGCAAGGTCACGCTGCTGCAGGTGGCGCCCCACTCGCGCTCGGACGTGCCCGAGTATCTCGAGATGCAGGGGCAGGTGGAGTCGCATTGCGGCCGGGTGAACGGCGCGCACGGCACCATCGAGTGGGTGCCCATCCGCTATGTGAACCAGTCGCTCACCCGGCCTGTGCTGGCGGGCCTCTACCGGCTGGCGAAAGTGGGGCTCGTCACGCCGCTCCGCGACGGGATGAACCTGGTGGCCAAGGAATATGTGGCCTCGCAGGATCCGGCCGATCCGGGCGTCCTCATCCTCTCGCGCTTCGCGGGCGCCGCGCGCGAACTGGACGGGGCCATCTTCATCAACCCCTACGACACCGAGCAGACGGCGGGGGCCATCGGCCGTGCGCTCTCGATGCCGCTCGACGAGCGGATCGCGCGCTGGCGGCGCATGATGGATCATCTCGAGTCCCACGATGTGCTCTGGTGGTGCCGCACGTTCCTCGCCGCCCTGAACGAGGCGCCCGAGGACAACGGTGCCCTCACCCGAGAGAGCGATTGA
- the otsB gene encoding trehalose-phosphatase gives MHQPALHPDQDDGAAVLRSALRDAPDEWALFLDIDGTLVDIAEQPHDVRVAASLPQDLARLADRLGGALALVTGRRVDWIDAHFGPHLFPAAGLHGVERRRASGELDRAGLAPSLNALRKDLGRRTARMPGVLLEDKVAAVALHYRQAPEREPDVRAMMEMALKVMGDGWVLQHGKMVVELRPASANKGTALEAFLTEPPFAGRRPVAIGDDVTDEEMFRVVNACGGLSVRICETEAPTLARARLASPQALRDLVAELGA, from the coding sequence ATGCACCAACCTGCCCTGCATCCCGACCAAGATGACGGCGCGGCGGTCCTGCGATCCGCGCTGCGCGATGCGCCCGACGAGTGGGCGCTCTTTCTCGACATCGACGGGACGCTGGTCGACATCGCCGAGCAGCCGCACGACGTGCGCGTGGCCGCGAGTCTGCCGCAGGATCTGGCGCGACTGGCCGACCGGCTCGGGGGGGCTCTGGCTCTCGTGACCGGGCGGCGGGTCGACTGGATCGACGCCCACTTCGGGCCGCATCTCTTTCCTGCCGCGGGTCTTCACGGGGTCGAGCGCCGCCGCGCCTCGGGAGAACTCGACCGCGCGGGCCTCGCGCCGTCCCTGAACGCGCTGCGCAAGGATCTGGGTCGGCGCACGGCGCGGATGCCCGGCGTCCTCCTCGAGGACAAGGTGGCTGCGGTGGCGCTGCATTACCGGCAGGCGCCCGAACGCGAGCCCGATGTGCGGGCGATGATGGAAATGGCTTTGAAGGTGATGGGAGACGGTTGGGTGCTGCAGCACGGCAAGATGGTGGTGGAACTGCGGCCGGCCTCGGCCAACAAGGGCACGGCGCTCGAGGCCTTTCTGACGGAGCCGCCCTTCGCCGGGCGGAGGCCCGTTGCGATAGGCGACGACGTGACCGACGAGGAGATGTTCCGGGTGGTCAATGCCTGCGGCGGCCTCTCGGTGCGGATCTGCGAGACCGAGGCGCCGACGCTGGCCCGGGCGCGGCTCGCCTCGCCGCAGGCGCTCCGCGACCTCGTGGCGGAGCTCGGCGCATGA